CTTATTATCCGCTCAAGCCCGTCGTGCCGTTCGCGGAGGTGGTCCACGACCGGATCAACCTGGAGATCATGCGGGGCTGCCCGCACCGCTGCCGCTTCTGCCACGCCGTGAGCTTCAAGAACAAGCTCCGCTTCCGCTCGGTGGAGAAGCTCCTGGCGCAGGCGGAGGAGGTGTACAAGAACACCGGGTACGACGAGATCGCCCTGACGTCCCTGTCGAGCGGAGACTACCCGCAGATCCACGAGCTCATGACGCGGCTTCACGCCCGCTTCCGCCAGCGGCGGGTTTCGGTGTCGCTGCCGTCCCTGCGCGTGGACGAGAAGCTTTCGGAGCTTCCGGCGCTGATGACCTCGGTGCGCAAGGGAGGCTTCACGATCGCTCCCGAGGGAGGCTCCGAGGAATTCCGCAGGATCATCCGCAAGCCGATCCGGGACGAGGACCTTGATGCGACCGTCCGGGCGGCCTTCCAGCACGGCTGGAATCACGTGAAGATGTATTTCATGGTGGGATTCCCGATGGAGACCGCGGCGGACGTCGAGGCCATTCTCGAAACCGCCAAGCGGGCCAGCCGGATCGGCAAGGAAGTCCGGGGGAAGTGGGGCGACGTCAATATCACCCTCTCCCCCCTCATTCCGAAGCCTCATACCCCGTTCCAGTTCTGCGCGCAGCGGGAGCTGGAGTACGTGCTGGAGGTGGAGCGGCGCCTGGCGTCCCTGGCGCGCGGCACGCGGGTCCACCTGCGCGCGCACGATCCGCGGAAGTCCTACATCGAGGCGGTTCTGGCGCGGGGGGACCGGAGGGTGGGCGCCGCCCTCGTGGAAGCGCGCCGGCTGGGCGCCCGTTTCGACGAATGGTCGGAGTTTTTCGATTTCCCGCGCTGGATGCGCGCCTTTCAGAACGCGGGCATCGATCCCGATTTCTACGCCCGCCGGGAACGCTCCGTCTCGGAGGTGCTCCCGTGGGAGCCGCTGGACGTGGGACGGCCCAAGCAGGCCCTCTGGAACGACTACCAGGCGGCGCTGCAGGCGGCCCGCGAGCGGGAGGCCAGGAATGCTGAAAAAGCTAGCTGAGTTCCTCGAACGCGAAGTCGAGATCTGGACCACGGAGAACACGGAGCCGTGGATGGGGATCCTCAAGCAGGTGACGCCCGACTACGTGGCGCTCCTCATCGACGAACTGGAAACGTTCCTGGTGGCCAACAAGATCGTGGCGTTCCGGCTCTCCGAAGGGGAGCAGGGCGCCGCCGCCGGGGAACGGGGCGAGGAAGAGGAGGCGTAGGACGCCGCCCATGGCCGGCAAGCCGCGAACGGTCGACGAGCTGCGCGCCTCCGGGGCCCGCGTGGTCCCGGTGAAGGAGGAGATGCGGCGCAATCTCATCCGCAAGCTCCGCGCCGACGAACGGCTCTTCCCGGGCATCGTCGGCTACGACCGGACCGTCCTGCCCGCCCTCCAGAACGCCATTCTCGCCCGCCACGACTTCATCCTTCTCGGCCTCCGGGGGCAGGGCAAGTCCCGGCTCCTGAGGGCCCTCGTGGACCTTCTCGACGAAGAGGTCCCCGTGGTCCCCGGATGCGAGATCAACGACCATCCGCTGGCGCCCCTCTGCCGCCGCTGCCGCCGCACCGTCACGGGTTCCACGGAGATCGGGTGGCTCCGGCGCGCGGACCGTTACCGCGAGAAGCTCGCCACGCCGGACGTCACCATGGCCGACCTCATCGGCGATCTCGACCCCATCAAGGCGGCCAACGAGCGGCGGTCGCTCGCGGACGAGGAGATCATTCACTTCGGCATTCTCCCGCGCACCCACCGGGGAATCTTCGCGATCAACGAGCTTCCGGACCTCCAGACCCGCATCCAGGTGGGGCTTCTGAACGTCATGGAGGAGCGCGACGTCCAGATCCGCGGCTTTCCCGTGCGGTTCCCCCTGGACGTCTGCATCGTGTATACCGCGAACCCGGAGGATTACACGAACCGCGGGACCATCATTACGCCGCTCAAGGACCGCATCGACTCCCAGATCATGACGCACTATCCGCGGACCCTCGAGGAGGCCGTCGCGATCACGGCGCAGGAAGCCTGGGTCCGGCGCGAAGACGTCTGCGACGTTCACGTGCCGGCCCTGATCCGCGAGATCGTGGAGGAGATCGCCTTTCAGGCCCGAAAGAGCGAATTCGTCGATCAGGGAAGCGGGGTTTCGGCGCGGCTGTCGATTTCGGCGCTCGAGAACGTGGTTTCGAATTGCGAGCGAAGGGCGCTCCGGACCGGGGAGCGCCGGGCGGTGCCGCGCATCTGCGATCTCTACGCCGCCGTGCCCGCCGTGGCGGGGAAGATCGAGCTCGTCTACGAAGGCGAACGGGAGGGCGTGGCGGTCGTGGCGCGCCGGCTGATCGGGCAGGCGATCGAGGCCGCGTTCCGGAGGCGCCTGCCGGACGCGTACGCCGCGCGGCCCGCCGCCCCCAAGGCCGGCCCGAAGGGACGCCCGGGGCCGGGCACGAAGGACGCCCCCGTCGAAGACACGGTCTACAAGCCCGTTCTGGAATGGTTCGCGCGCGGAAACCGCGTGGAGGTGAGCGACTCGATGGGCCCGGAGGAGTACGCCCGGGCGCTCGATCAGGTGGCCGGCCTGCGGGCCCTCGTCCAGGAGCATCTGCGGCCGCCCGCCGAGGAGACGTTTCTGGCCATGGAATTCGTGCTCGAGGGGATGCACCAGAGCTCTCTGATCGCCCGCGAGGATCTCGAAAACGGCGCCTCGTACAAGGACATGCTCAAGACCATGTTCGAAAGCCTCGGGAGCGGCCGTGGCCCGGAATAGCGCGGCGCTTCTCCTGGCGGCGCTGGCGGCGTCCTGCGCCGAGGTCTACTACCTCGACCTGCCGGACATCAACCTCGACCCGCCGGCCGATCTGGCCGAGCGCCTCGCCCGCTACCGGTCGGGCGAGGAGAGATGGCACGGCGACCCGCGGGCCGTGGCGGACGTGACCCTCCGGCAGCACCTCGACGTTCCGTGGAAGGCGGAGCCCTTCCGGCCTTCCGTGTACGAATTCAAGGAGTCCCCCGAATGGGGTCCCTACGTCGTCCGGGGTTACACGTACCCGAGCGGCCACGTCATGCGCTACCGCGTCAAGCTCCGCCGTTATGAGGAGATCTGGTATCCCGTCCAGGTGAGCCGCTACAAGATCCAGGAGGTTCCCGACGAGGATCCGGCGCACGGTCCCCCGAGCGGCCGACCGAAGCATTAGGGCAGTTCGACGCCCTCCAGCGCGAACGGCATCTCCTTGACGTACGTGTCCGTGACGAAACGGAAGCGGATCTCCCGGACCGCTCGGGGCCCCAGAGCCGGGAAAGCGGCCTGGTAGACGGCCCGGACGGGATCCGCCGGAACCTTCCGGGCGTTCCGTACGGCGACGACGGCGGCGGCCTCCGGGGTGCGCACGAACGTCCCTTTGTGTTCGGCTCCCTGGTCGTCCACCGCCACGAGCGACTCCTCGTCCAGCCGCTCGGCGACCGTCTCGAGGAAAGACTCGTCCGGTGTTCCGTCCGCCGGCGCGAAGGTCAGCATCCACAGGCGGCCCGCCGTGGCGCGCTCCACGCGGATGCGGACCTGTCCCGCCTCCGCCTGGGCTCCCGCCTCGGGCTTCAGGCGGATCTCGCCGCTCTCCAGCGGAAATAGAGCGCGCACCGTCCCTTGAAGAGAAATTTTTCCGGCTCCGAGCGCCAGGCCGGACAGAGCGAAGGCCCGCCGCTCCGGGGACGCTCCGAGCCCGCGGGCGGCCGGGCGCACGAGCACGCGCACGGCGGCCAGGGGGGATTCCACGTCCTCGACGCCTTCGCGCACCTCCAGGGCGGATCCCCGGTCATCCCGGGCTTCGCGGAGCGTGACGGAAGGAAATCCAAGCGGTTTGAGCGACCTCTCGTAGTCCGTCTCGAGCTGAAGGCGCACGCGGGCGGTCCGCTCCTTGAAGTCGGTCCGGCGTTCCAGCCGCAGCTCCACCACGCGCACGGCGAACGGGCCGGGATAGGCGGCCGGATAGGGCGGCAAGGGTTCCGGGAGAAGGCGGATGGTCCGGTCGTCCTTCCACTGGTATGAGATGCCGGCGCGGCGGCTGAGGTCGTCCAGGACGGCCAGGAGCGGGCGACCGTCCGCGGCCAGCGTGATGCGGGCCGCGACGTCCCGCGGCGGATCCTCGAAGCGCACTCCCGCCTGGCGCTCGATTTCCGCGAGGGCGGCTCGAAGATCGGCGTCCCGCACGTCCAGGCGCAGCGGCGCGGGGTCGCGGTAGGCGGCCCGGATCTTGGCGGCCCGTTCGATTCTCCGGAGAACCGCCGTCGCCCGGAGCGTCAGCTCGTTCTGGGTCCCTTGCGAGTTCTCCAGGAGCCGGCGCAGGGCGGGCGCGGCCGCCTCCCCCGCGGCCTCCAGGTCCCGCTCCGCCCGTTCCCGCACCGCCACGTCGTCGTGTTCGAGATCCCGGATCAGGCGGCGAAGGGAGTCGTTTTCGGGTCCGTCCTGAACCGCACCCGCCCAGAAGAGAAAGGACGCGAAGAAAGCCGTCATGGTCATCTCCCGCGATCGTTGAAGTCTATACGGCCGTGCGCCCTTTCCGATGAAGGAGGCGAGGTCGGGCTACGCGAAGATTTCGCCGACCGGAAGCTCCAGGCCCGCAAGGACCGACGACGTCAGCGTATCCGGCTCCTGGAAGTACCCGAGCGGCGAGAAGGCGCTTCCGGAGAGCCCGAGGATCTCGACCGAGCGCTCTTCCGGATCCACGATCCAGTACTCGCGGACCGCGTTCTGCTCGTAGAGCCGGCGCTTGACGAGCCGGTCGCGCTCGGGATTCTCGGGCGAAAGGACCTCCACGATGAGGTCGGGCACCCCGCGGATCCAGTCCTCGCGTCGCGCCGGATTATTCGAGGCCAGGAAGAGGACGTCCGGCTGCACGATGTCCCCGGAAGGCAGATGGACGTCCATCGGCGCCGCCAGGACGAGGCCAAGACCGCGACTGCGGGAATGCTCCCGAAGGATCGCCGCGAGGTTAAGAACCGCTTTCTGGTGTCGAAATCGCGGCGAAGGCGACGTCAGAATTTCCCCCTCGAGGAGTTCCGCGAGCGCACCCTCGGGAAGTCGCAGGTAGTCGTCCACGGTCTTTCGGGGCTTGGTCTTAAGCGCCATAATCTCATTGTACCGGTCGCGCGAACGCCGGGGCAAGTCAAGGCCACCGCGCGAGGCGCCGCACCGGATACGCCCCCCCCGGGCGCAGGACGGCGTCGAAGAAGTTCCAGCGGACCAGGCCGTCGTCGCTCTCCGGCTCCAGAAGGTAGACGGCCAGCGTGCCGAGCGGCTGGTCCGCGGGCACGAGGATATCCCCCGGGACGCCCCGAACGGGTCCCGATTCCGCGCGGCAGACGGCCACGGTCTCCAGGCGCTTCATGTCTCCGACGTCGGGGCTGTCCACCGACGAGAGCCCCTCCACGCGGTACGTCTCGCCGGGCACTTCGAAGGGGCTTTCCACGGGAACCAGGCGCAGGTTGTGTTCCCGCAGCTTCTCGAGCACCGTCCCCAGGGCGCCCGGCACGAGGTACGCGGCCGGACGCCGCACGGCCTTCGAGAGCTCGAAGCGGGCGAAATGGGGCACCCGGTAGAGACGCTTCTCGCGGCCCGGAATGCGCCTTGCGAGCTGCGATTCCATGTCCCACGCCAGGATCTCGCAGTCTCCGATTTTCTGCGGAGGTCCGTAGGCGATGCCCACGGGATCGGGCCGGCGGGTTTCCTCCTCCGCGCACCGCCGCACGATCTCCGGCCCGCGTTCGATCGCCAGATCGAAGATCTCCTTCAGGATTTCGACCGTCACGCGCACCCGGTCCCGGAAGGGGATGTAGCTGTAGGCTTCCAAAAGAATGTCCATCCGTCCGGTCAGCCCGCGGTAATGCGACCCGTAGCGCGGAAAATGAGGGTACGTCATCCACCCTTTGGAGAGATCCTTCTCGTCGATGAAATTGCCGTAGAAGAACGTCTTGAGTCCCGTCCGGCGGTCCAGGCGGCGGGTGATTTCGGGAAGGAATTCGGTCCGGATCCATTCGCAGGGCGGCGTGGGAATGTGGGAGGTGTCGTACGTGAGGTCGAAGCCGTGGATCGAGCCGTCCGTCGTGTGGCAGTCGATCGTGAGGTGCGGTCGCCACGCGCCGTACAGGCGCGAGAGGTTCCGGGACTCCGGAGCCTCGAGCTTCATATAGTCGCGGTTGAGGTTGATGCCTTGGCCGGTCGTGCGCGTTCCCACGCCCCCTTCGGGACCTATCTGGCCTTCGAGTTTCTCGAGGTCGAGCGCACGGTGGCGCGGATCGATCCGGTCGTTTCCGTCGGGGTTGTAGTTGGGGACCAGAAGGAGCGTCAGCCCCTCGAGGACCCGGTCCGGCAGGTCCCGGGCGAGCATGAGGACCGCCTCCTTGCCTTCCACCTCCCCCGCGTGGATGTTGGCCAGGACAAGCACCGTGGGGCGATCCGGCCGGCGGTCCCCCGAGACAAGGACGGGCATCTCCTGGCCGAAGGCGCTGCGCCCCATCGACTCCACGCGGAAGCGAGGGCGGCGGGCCTGAAGCGCGTCGATGAACCGCAGGACGTCCGTGTGGCGCGACGTTTCGCGGTAGTTCGTCCGTTCGGCGACGGTCAGGGGTTCGGGCATCGGAGGCTCTCAGGACGGTCGGACCAGCTCGATACGGCGGGCGCCCGCGGGAATCCGCAGGAGTCCTCCCGAGGGGGCCGCGGGCCGGCCGTCGATTCGCGCCGAGAGCTCGGCGGGCGCCTCGAGAAGGAAGCCTTCCGGCGGGCGGCAGTCGCCCCGCAGCTCGAGCGCCCGGGCGTTGAACGCGCCCTCGTACTGCACGGTCAGCGCGCCGAAGGGGGTGGGAATTCCCTCGGCCTCGATCGTCTGGTAGAGCCAGGTCTCGGGAACATCGGGGAAGAGGCGGATCGCGCCGCCTTCCGGACGCGCCAGCCGGCCGAGCAGACGGTCGAGCACGGCGGCGCGCTCGCTCAGCCCCATGCGGATCCCCGCCAGGGCCGCATAGTACTCCGTGACCGCGTCGGCATCCGGAACGCGCAGGCGGCGTCCTTCGAAGGCGCGCTCCCAGGCGGCCGCCGCCCGTTCGAGATCCTCCGCTTGGACCCGTCCGGCGAGATCGGCCGTGGTGAGGTGGACGAAGGCGCTCGTTCCCGGCTCCACGCGGAGCGGGAACGACCAGCCGGAAGGGGTCCGGCTCGCGCCGGTTCCCGAAGGAACGAGCGCTCCCGAGGCGACGACGAGCCGGCACGAACGCGGCCCGTCTCCGTGGTTCATGACGTGGTAGCGCGCCACGACCCCCGAGGAGCCGGCGGGGTACAGGAGCTGGGTCACCTGGAACCCGCCCCCGGCGTCCCACGTCACCTGCGGGAAGGGAAGCGTGCCGCGGAAAAGCGACAGTCGCGGCGATCCGGCCGAAGGATGCGCGGGTTCGTCTCCGCCTTCGGGTTCGATGCGGTGTTCCACCCGGTGGCCGCCGGCGCTCCAGCGGCCCGAAGCGTCGCAGAAGGTCCTGGGCGCCTCGCCGGGAAGGCCCACGGGGATGCCGGCGGGCGCCGGGCCGGGAGGGGCGGACGGCGGCTGCGGAGGGGGCGACGAACAGGCCGACAGAAAGATCAACCCCAGCAGCGCGCGTTTCATGGCCGTCATCGTAACAGCCGCGCGGATCATTTCAAAAGTTTCTCCACGCAGCCTTCCCGGCCGGTGATGAGGGCCGGCACGGGAAGAGCCTCCACCACGCGGGGCGAATAGTATCCCTCGGGGGCGCTGACGACGACCGTTTCGGCCCCGACGCGCCGCACGAATTCCTCATGCCGCTCGAAGTACTTCCCGTGGTGGGGCAGGACGAGCAGCCGCGCGCGAAGGTCGGGGAGCGTGAGAAGTTCCTCGACGCCGCGGTCCTGGATGTCGCCCGGGAAGAGGACGCCTCCCGCGCGAAGGACGATGGAGCTTTCGTTCGGGGGGACCGGGCGGCCGAACTTTTCCCACGCGGGCGGGCCCAGGATTTCCATCCGGTCGAGCCGCACCGGTTCGTGAAGGCGCTCGACGACGACGACCTCGACCCCCGCGGGCCACGTGAACCCCTCGAAGGCGCGGGTGACGATCAGACGGCGGACCCGCACAAGCTCCAGGAGCGAGCGCGCGCCGTTGACGTGGTCGGCGTCGGGGTGGGTCAGGACGAGGGTGTCGAGGCGCCGGACCCCGCGCTCCCAGAGGTAGGGAGCGGCGATGGAGGCGCCGGGATCCCGGACGTCGAGGCTGCCGCAGTCCACCATGAGGTTTCGTCCGTCGGGCCATTCGAGGTAAGCGCAGCTTCCGCGGCCCACGTCGAGCGCCGCGAAGAAGACGCCGTCGGGGGCGCGGTAGCGCAGCGGGCCCGCCAGTCCCAGGGGCAAAACGAGCGCCACGGCCCCGAGCGCCTTCCAGGGGCGGGGAGCGGCGCGGCACCAGAGCGTCCAGGCGCCGAGCGCGGCGTAGTAGGCCGCCAGAAGCGCCGGGCCGGGCGAAGGGCCGTAGGCGTGGGAGAAAGGGAGGGACCCCAGGAATCCGGAAGCGGCGCTCAGGAGGTCGAACGCCGCGCCGGCCGCCGCGCCCGTGAGGCTTCCAAGGCCGATCGGCGCGAGGAGCAGGTGGGCCAGGCCCAGGCCGAATTCGAGCGTCATGAGGGGGACGATGAGGAGGTTCGCCGCGACGATCACGGGCGTCAGAAGGTTGAAGGCTTCGAGGATGATCGGAGCGGTGGCGAGCCACGCCGCCAGGGAGGCGGCCAGGGCATGCCGCAGGCGCTCCCAGGCCCAGCCGCCGGGGGCCGGGAGGGCGTGGAAGATCGGGGCCACGAGGGAAAGTCCCAGGACGGCCGCGAAGGAGAGCTGAAATCCCAGGTCCGCCACCTGGGCGGGATCGACGGCCGAAAGAAGGAGCGCCGCGGCCGCCAGCGCCGAGATCGCGTCGCGCCGCCGCCAGGCCAGGTCGGCCCCGAAGAAGGCGGCGATCATGAGGAAGGAGCGCACGACGGAGATTTCCAGTCCGGTCAGAAGGACGTACGTGCCCAGGATTCCGAGAAGGGCGAGCGCCTGGGGCCGTCCCGTGACGCCCAGGAGGGTCAGGAGCGTCCAGAACGCCCCCAGGACGATGACGAGGTTCTGGCCGGACAGGGCCAGGACGTGCGCGGTGCCGGTGCGCTGGAAGTTCCGCACGAGGTCGTCCGGAAGCGGTTCGCGGCGGCCCAGGACGATGGCGGCGCAGAAGGAGCCGACTTCCGGGCGCATACCGCGGTCGAAAAGGGAGCGGACCCACGCGCGGGCGCGGCTCCAGGCCGGCGGTCCTTCCAGGATCTCGAGCGTTTCGAGGGTCATCACGGCGTCGATGCCCTGGCGCTGGAGCCAGGCGCCGTAATCGAACTGGCCGGGGTTCGTGGCGCGTCTGGGGCGCTTCATGGGGCCGCGGACGCGGACGCGCTCGCCGCCGATGAGCGGCACCTCGCGGCCGAAGGCGCGGACCTGAACGCGGTCCACGACGAAGGAGGCTCGGGCCGGGGGTGCGCCTTCGGGTTCGTCCAGGGAGCGGTAGAAGCGGGGAGGGCCGGCCACGGTGCCCTCGACCTGATCCGTCAGGGGGATCGGGTCGCGAAGCTCGGCGGCTTCCTGCCGGATCGCGCCGAGGGCGGTTCCCCAAAGCGCCAGAAGGAAGGGCGCGCGGCGGCGGCACAGGGCGAGCACGGCGCCGAGCGCCAAGGCCGCGGCGACGGGAAGGAGCCACGGCGGATCCGCTTCGCGCGCGCCGGCGATGCCGGCCAGGAATCCCGCCGCCAGCGGGACCAGGGGGCGCGCCCGGAGCATCGCGGGATTATATCGGCGCGTGGAACCTCTGCGAAGGAAGCGCGAGAACCTGCGGATAAAGGTTATACTCGTGTCTGGAAGCTTCACCCACGTCCAGGCGCTCAACTTTTTACATAGGAGGGATGTCCCATGAAACGCCTCTTGATGGCTTCGGGATCGGGGGGGATCGCGGCCCTTTTTTTTTCTGCTCGGATTCGTTGCGGCCGACTGGACTCCGTCGGCTCAGGCGTCTCCGGCCATGACCTTTTCGGAAAGCTCGGAGGGCGCCTTCAGCGGTCAGGACGGCGTTCTGGTCGTTCGTGTCGGTCAGGGCGGAAATCCCATGATCTTCGTCTTTCGGGGGAACCGGATCTGGAAACTGGATCCTTCGCAAACGCAATCGCTGAACACGAAACCTTGGGGCGTTCTCGAATAGGTTCGGTCGCGCCGATCGTGGACCGCGCCGGCGGGGTCTGTTACAATAGCCGTTCGTCATGAGCCTTCCGTGGAAGGTCGGGGACAAGCTTCCGGACGCGCGGCTGGGGACGATGGGGGGGACGTCCTGCGCGCTGCGCGATTTCCGGGGCCGGAAGGCGCTCGTCTACGTGTGGGCCTCCTGGTCCGACAGCCGGGAGGCGCTTCCGCTCCTCGAGGAATTCCACGGCAAGCACCCGGAAACGGCCGCGATTTCCATCGCCTG
The Planctomycetota bacterium DNA segment above includes these coding regions:
- a CDS encoding TIGR03960 family B12-binding radical SAM protein, whose amino-acid sequence is MTTVWDRLERHLLHVQSPAQYIGGEWNTIRKTDAEVKVAVAFHDCYKIGMAHLGLQILYGLLNSREDTLCERVFAPWPDLEDRMRAEGLPLFSVDSHRPVREFDILGFSLQSELGYTNVLNMLELAGLPLRARERGPEFPLVVGGGVNASYPEPLADFFDVFILGDGEEAMPALVDVYKDLRRDRDALLRTVAERVPGAYVPSLYEWTYAPDGTISSFTGRVVKKAQVADLDGAYYPLKPVVPFAEVVHDRINLEIMRGCPHRCRFCHAVSFKNKLRFRSVEKLLAQAEEVYKNTGYDEIALTSLSSGDYPQIHELMTRLHARFRQRRVSVSLPSLRVDEKLSELPALMTSVRKGGFTIAPEGGSEEFRRIIRKPIRDEDLDATVRAAFQHGWNHVKMYFMVGFPMETAADVEAILETAKRASRIGKEVRGKWGDVNITLSPLIPKPHTPFQFCAQRELEYVLEVERRLASLARGTRVHLRAHDPRKSYIEAVLARGDRRVGAALVEARRLGARFDEWSEFFDFPRWMRAFQNAGIDPDFYARRERSVSEVLPWEPLDVGRPKQALWNDYQAALQAAREREARNAEKAS
- a CDS encoding M14 family metallopeptidase translates to MPEPLTVAERTNYRETSRHTDVLRFIDALQARRPRFRVESMGRSAFGQEMPVLVSGDRRPDRPTVLVLANIHAGEVEGKEAVLMLARDLPDRVLEGLTLLLVPNYNPDGNDRIDPRHRALDLEKLEGQIGPEGGVGTRTTGQGINLNRDYMKLEAPESRNLSRLYGAWRPHLTIDCHTTDGSIHGFDLTYDTSHIPTPPCEWIRTEFLPEITRRLDRRTGLKTFFYGNFIDEKDLSKGWMTYPHFPRYGSHYRGLTGRMDILLEAYSYIPFRDRVRVTVEILKEIFDLAIERGPEIVRRCAEEETRRPDPVGIAYGPPQKIGDCEILAWDMESQLARRIPGREKRLYRVPHFARFELSKAVRRPAAYLVPGALGTVLEKLREHNLRLVPVESPFEVPGETYRVEGLSSVDSPDVGDMKRLETVAVCRAESGPVRGVPGDILVPADQPLGTLAVYLLEPESDDGLVRWNFFDAVLRPGGAYPVRRLARWP
- a CDS encoding magnesium chelatase, yielding MAGKPRTVDELRASGARVVPVKEEMRRNLIRKLRADERLFPGIVGYDRTVLPALQNAILARHDFILLGLRGQGKSRLLRALVDLLDEEVPVVPGCEINDHPLAPLCRRCRRTVTGSTEIGWLRRADRYREKLATPDVTMADLIGDLDPIKAANERRSLADEEIIHFGILPRTHRGIFAINELPDLQTRIQVGLLNVMEERDVQIRGFPVRFPLDVCIVYTANPEDYTNRGTIITPLKDRIDSQIMTHYPRTLEEAVAITAQEAWVRREDVCDVHVPALIREIVEEIAFQARKSEFVDQGSGVSARLSISALENVVSNCERRALRTGERRAVPRICDLYAAVPAVAGKIELVYEGEREGVAVVARRLIGQAIEAAFRRRLPDAYAARPAAPKAGPKGRPGPGTKDAPVEDTVYKPVLEWFARGNRVEVSDSMGPEEYARALDQVAGLRALVQEHLRPPAEETFLAMEFVLEGMHQSSLIAREDLENGASYKDMLKTMFESLGSGRGPE
- a CDS encoding ComEC/Rec2 family competence protein yields the protein MLRARPLVPLAAGFLAGIAGAREADPPWLLPVAAALALGAVLALCRRRAPFLLALWGTALGAIRQEAAELRDPIPLTDQVEGTVAGPPRFYRSLDEPEGAPPARASFVVDRVQVRAFGREVPLIGGERVRVRGPMKRPRRATNPGQFDYGAWLQRQGIDAVMTLETLEILEGPPAWSRARAWVRSLFDRGMRPEVGSFCAAIVLGRREPLPDDLVRNFQRTGTAHVLALSGQNLVIVLGAFWTLLTLLGVTGRPQALALLGILGTYVLLTGLEISVVRSFLMIAAFFGADLAWRRRDAISALAAAALLLSAVDPAQVADLGFQLSFAAVLGLSLVAPIFHALPAPGGWAWERLRHALAASLAAWLATAPIILEAFNLLTPVIVAANLLIVPLMTLEFGLGLAHLLLAPIGLGSLTGAAAGAAFDLLSAASGFLGSLPFSHAYGPSPGPALLAAYYAALGAWTLWCRAAPRPWKALGAVALVLPLGLAGPLRYRAPDGVFFAALDVGRGSCAYLEWPDGRNLMVDCGSLDVRDPGASIAAPYLWERGVRRLDTLVLTHPDADHVNGARSLLELVRVRRLIVTRAFEGFTWPAGVEVVVVERLHEPVRLDRMEILGPPAWEKFGRPVPPNESSIVLRAGGVLFPGDIQDRGVEELLTLPDLRARLLVLPHHGKYFERHEEFVRRVGAETVVVSAPEGYYSPRVVEALPVPALITGREGCVEKLLK
- a CDS encoding Uma2 family endonuclease, which encodes MALKTKPRKTVDDYLRLPEGALAELLEGEILTSPSPRFRHQKAVLNLAAILREHSRSRGLGLVLAAPMDVHLPSGDIVQPDVLFLASNNPARREDWIRGVPDLIVEVLSPENPERDRLVKRRLYEQNAVREYWIVDPEERSVEILGLSGSAFSPLGYFQEPDTLTSSVLAGLELPVGEIFA
- a CDS encoding DUF2642 domain-containing protein, which translates into the protein MLKKLAEFLEREVEIWTTENTEPWMGILKQVTPDYVALLIDELETFLVANKIVAFRLSEGEQGAAAGERGEEEEA